In Phormidium yuhuli AB48, one genomic interval encodes:
- a CDS encoding DUF565 domain-containing protein → MQNTRLNRLVDVLLARFLLWARNPWRRTSLIIIGFLLGYFLANAISTISGQKAFLDMTVSFLMLLLTEAVNWLVYARLRQSSLFSDTLSAIKVGFVYGLFVEAFKLGS, encoded by the coding sequence GTGCAAAATACCCGTCTGAATCGGCTCGTTGATGTACTGCTGGCTCGCTTTCTCCTGTGGGCCCGCAACCCCTGGCGGCGCACGTCGTTGATTATCATCGGCTTTCTCTTGGGCTACTTCCTCGCCAATGCCATCTCGACCATTTCTGGGCAAAAAGCCTTCCTGGATATGACAGTCTCCTTTCTGATGTTGCTGCTGACGGAGGCAGTGAATTGGTTAGTCTATGCTCGCCTACGACAATCATCATTATTCTCTGACACCCTCAGCGCCATAAAGGTCGGTTTCGTGTATGGTCTATTCGTAGAAGCCTTTAAATTGGGGTCCTGA
- the efp gene encoding elongation factor P → MLSSNDFRTGSTIELDGAVWRVVEFLHVKPGKGSAFVRTKLKNAQTGSVVERTFRAGETVPQAILDKRTMQHTYREGEAFVFMDMETYEETRLTPDQIGDGAKYLAEGMDVNVIYWNDQVIEVELPNSVVLEVTETDPGVKGDTATGGTKPATVSTGAQVMVPLFISIGERIKIDTRNDSYLGRE, encoded by the coding sequence ATGCTCTCCTCAAACGATTTTAGAACAGGCTCCACCATTGAACTTGACGGTGCAGTCTGGCGTGTGGTGGAATTTCTGCACGTAAAGCCCGGTAAAGGATCTGCCTTTGTCCGGACCAAGCTCAAAAATGCCCAAACCGGAAGTGTCGTTGAACGGACGTTCCGCGCTGGGGAGACCGTTCCCCAAGCGATTCTTGATAAACGGACCATGCAACATACCTACCGGGAAGGTGAGGCCTTTGTCTTCATGGACATGGAAACCTATGAAGAAACCCGCCTCACCCCTGATCAGATTGGCGATGGCGCTAAATATCTGGCAGAGGGGATGGATGTGAACGTCATTTACTGGAATGACCAAGTGATTGAGGTGGAACTCCCCAATTCTGTGGTTTTAGAAGTGACCGAGACCGATCCCGGCGTTAAAGGAGATACGGCAACGGGGGGAACCAAACCCGCCACCGTATCTACCGGCGCTCAAGTGATGGTGCCTCTGTTTATCTCCATTGGTGAACGGATTAAAATTGATACCCGCAACGATAGTTATTTGGGGCGGGAGTAG
- the ctpC gene encoding carboxyl-terminal processing protease CtpC translates to MDMATRGLVVGATVVMLSTVTIIGAGIHLKGQAFFQESPKELVDEVWQIIDKNYVDATFNQVDWRAVRTEFLDRSYESSEDAYDAIREMLEKLDDPYTRFMDPDEFRSMQIDTSGELTGVGIQLSQDQETQELIVISPIEETPAFDAGIQSQDVITQIDGQSTEGMDINEAVNLIRGRVGTDVVLTIRRGERELEFNITRARIEIHPVRHSRKDDLPGGVGYIRLTQFSQLAADEMRTAIQELEAEGIEGFILDLRSNPGGLLQASIEIARMWFDEGDIVSTVNRQGVAEVQRANGRALTDKPLVVLIDGGSASASEILSGALRDNDRAVLVGTTSFGKGLVQSVRPVGNGGGLAVTIARYLTPNGIDIDKEGIPPDVEEEISEEIREEMRMDRTLIGTERDPQYVRALEVLREKIAAANGEATTSSVPLAVP, encoded by the coding sequence ATCGACATGGCAACTCGTGGGTTGGTCGTTGGCGCAACCGTCGTCATGCTCAGCACGGTGACGATTATTGGTGCCGGCATTCATCTAAAAGGACAAGCATTCTTCCAGGAAAGTCCTAAAGAACTGGTGGATGAGGTTTGGCAAATTATTGATAAAAACTACGTCGATGCCACCTTTAATCAGGTGGATTGGCGTGCCGTACGTACGGAGTTTCTAGATCGCTCCTACGAGTCCTCCGAAGACGCCTATGATGCAATTCGCGAGATGCTGGAGAAACTCGATGATCCCTATACCCGTTTTATGGACCCGGATGAGTTTCGCAGTATGCAAATTGATACCTCCGGGGAACTGACTGGGGTCGGCATTCAGTTATCCCAGGATCAAGAAACTCAAGAATTGATCGTCATTTCCCCAATTGAAGAAACCCCAGCTTTTGATGCGGGGATTCAATCTCAGGACGTGATTACCCAGATTGATGGTCAAAGCACGGAGGGGATGGATATTAATGAAGCGGTCAACCTGATTCGGGGTCGTGTTGGGACTGACGTTGTTCTGACGATTCGTCGCGGTGAACGGGAGTTAGAATTTAACATCACCCGGGCCCGGATTGAGATTCACCCAGTGCGTCACAGTCGCAAGGACGATTTACCCGGCGGCGTGGGTTACATCCGTTTGACTCAGTTCAGTCAACTGGCGGCGGATGAAATGCGGACGGCGATTCAGGAGTTGGAAGCCGAAGGTATTGAGGGCTTCATCTTAGATTTACGCTCTAATCCCGGTGGTCTGCTACAAGCGAGTATTGAAATTGCCCGGATGTGGTTTGATGAGGGAGATATTGTCTCGACGGTCAACCGTCAAGGGGTCGCAGAAGTTCAACGGGCCAATGGTCGGGCTCTCACGGATAAACCTCTGGTGGTTCTGATTGATGGGGGTTCAGCCAGTGCCAGTGAAATTCTCTCAGGTGCTTTGCGGGATAACGATCGCGCCGTCTTGGTGGGAACGACAAGCTTTGGGAAAGGACTGGTGCAGTCGGTTCGTCCCGTGGGTAATGGTGGCGGCTTGGCGGTGACCATCGCCCGCTATTTAACTCCCAATGGCATTGATATTGACAAAGAAGGTATTCCTCCTGATGTGGAAGAGGAAATTTCTGAGGAGATTCGGGAAGAGATGCGGATGGACCGCACCCTGATTGGGACGGAGCGAGATCCGCAATATGTCCGAGCCTTGGAGGTGTTACGGGAGAAAATCGCGGCGGCGAATGGGGAAGCAACCACCAGTTCGGTGCCGTTAGCCGTGCCTTAG
- a CDS encoding calcium/sodium antiporter — MLDLLTWLGIFAVSLFVLIKASDWFIDSSEVLGVFLRLSPFIIGVAIVSVGTSLPELMSSITAVQEGSSEIVFGNVVGSNVANIFLITGVAAVVAGKMELKYDLTSVDLPLFVGSSFLLALMLFTGKYSTGEAVLCLLAYGVYLFYTMTTSEGDIGGVISSETAVEAKVETPVAVGGTDSKSPDVSSPSTNLATSETPKKDGDDHSLTGETDGEAGERQPFPVKALALLIVSVVLIYFGAKYTVDSVVALSALLNIGKEIIAVSALALGTSLPELSVSLVCVKRGSYDVAVGNVLGSNIFNALVVMAIPRFFGALIIPKTTLIEGLLEMLCGTILMFFVVQDKQITRWEGYLFIIFYAWFIAQIFELV, encoded by the coding sequence ATGTTAGATTTACTCACTTGGTTAGGTATATTTGCGGTGAGTTTGTTTGTGCTAATTAAAGCATCAGACTGGTTTATTGACTCATCGGAGGTCTTGGGAGTTTTCCTGAGACTTTCCCCATTTATTATTGGTGTTGCTATTGTTTCAGTAGGGACCTCCCTACCGGAATTGATGTCGTCTATCACGGCAGTGCAGGAGGGATCATCGGAAATCGTTTTCGGGAACGTGGTCGGCTCTAACGTCGCCAATATCTTTCTCATCACTGGAGTTGCGGCGGTTGTTGCCGGCAAAATGGAGCTTAAATATGATTTAACTAGCGTAGATTTGCCCCTATTTGTTGGCTCATCGTTTTTGCTCGCGTTAATGCTGTTTACCGGCAAATACTCTACAGGAGAAGCGGTGTTATGTCTGCTCGCTTATGGGGTTTATCTATTCTACACCATGACCACCTCCGAGGGGGATATTGGTGGAGTCATCAGCTCAGAAACGGCTGTAGAAGCTAAGGTTGAGACCCCAGTAGCCGTTGGAGGGACCGACTCAAAAAGTCCCGACGTCTCTAGTCCCTCAACCAATCTAGCTACCTCGGAGACCCCTAAAAAGGATGGGGATGACCACAGCCTCACCGGTGAAACAGACGGTGAGGCAGGAGAGCGGCAACCCTTCCCCGTCAAGGCCCTAGCCTTGCTGATTGTGAGCGTGGTGTTAATCTATTTCGGTGCCAAATACACCGTTGATTCCGTAGTCGCCCTTTCCGCATTGCTCAACATTGGCAAGGAAATCATCGCTGTCAGTGCCCTGGCCCTGGGAACCTCCTTACCGGAACTGAGTGTAAGTCTTGTCTGTGTCAAACGGGGCAGTTATGATGTGGCTGTGGGGAATGTCCTCGGCTCCAATATCTTCAACGCCCTTGTGGTGATGGCAATTCCCCGCTTCTTCGGTGCCTTGATTATCCCCAAAACCACCTTAATTGAAGGTCTGCTAGAGATGCTCTGTGGCACCATCTTAATGTTCTTCGTAGTCCAAGATAAACAGATTACTCGCTGGGAAGGCTATCTCTTTATCATCTTTTACGCCTGGTTCATTGCCCAAATTTTTGAGTTAGTCTAA
- a CDS encoding TIGR02450 family Trp-rich protein, whose translation MAKKKQKFPHLLGSKWTAMQTTWGWRHFQVVSRKNEGGFVFAELMASCDCEVRFWLNAKMLKNRNQWQPGWKSLQEQMESEIPEDVEVLNDF comes from the coding sequence GTGGCCAAGAAGAAACAGAAATTCCCCCATCTGCTGGGGTCAAAATGGACGGCCATGCAGACAACCTGGGGTTGGCGACATTTCCAGGTTGTGAGTCGCAAAAACGAAGGAGGCTTCGTCTTCGCCGAACTCATGGCCTCATGCGATTGCGAGGTGCGCTTCTGGCTCAATGCCAAGATGTTAAAAAACCGCAACCAATGGCAACCCGGTTGGAAATCCCTCCAAGAACAGATGGAGTCCGAGATTCCAGAAGACGTAGAAGTCCTCAACGACTTCTAG
- a CDS encoding methyl-accepting chemotaxis protein, with translation MFSLKQQRIRTWIIGGYAVPIVLSLLSFVMVWNNVRTLQQEAEQVEEFIENDRIVDRLELNAQVLSRTLRGYLLEPSAISVNTYNEARQNFYADVPLLRERLRGRPELEQLEDMVEAIDQLVETHRGIFLQVEAGDRDGAIESWSQLRGRAQAEEIQALFTDFSEREKSLVLESQVAQQESLEVLIVTTITFTVLTLGLSGLVGWWVISRITRQMNDAASSVASSSMEIAATMEQQERTASQQAASVNETTTTMDELGASARQVMTQAESATGSANQVLSQADNGTRAVEETLQTMYSLKDRVSAIAQQILRLSEQTNQIGNISNLVSDLANQTNMLALNAAVEAVRAGEHGKGFSVVASEIRKLADQSKKSAEKINTLVEDIQNAINTTVMVTDEGTKSVESGVQVSQNTSHAFAGVREGINQVVMSNQQITLTLKQQVNAVEQVIEAMTVLNVAAQETATGITQVKEGTQRLNQAAVSLKDLV, from the coding sequence ATGTTTTCATTGAAGCAGCAAAGAATCCGGACTTGGATTATTGGTGGCTATGCAGTTCCCATTGTACTCTCTCTGCTGTCATTCGTCATGGTTTGGAACAATGTCCGGACCTTACAGCAGGAAGCGGAGCAAGTTGAAGAATTTATTGAAAATGATCGCATTGTCGATCGCCTGGAGTTGAACGCCCAAGTCCTTTCGCGAACGTTACGGGGCTACTTACTAGAGCCAAGTGCCATCTCCGTTAATACCTATAACGAGGCACGGCAGAATTTTTATGCCGATGTGCCACTGCTACGGGAGCGGTTGCGGGGACGGCCAGAGTTAGAACAGTTGGAAGACATGGTTGAGGCGATTGATCAACTCGTTGAAACCCACCGTGGTATTTTTCTTCAGGTTGAGGCGGGCGATCGCGATGGGGCGATTGAGAGTTGGAGTCAACTGCGGGGACGGGCCCAAGCTGAGGAGATTCAGGCCCTCTTCACGGACTTCAGTGAACGGGAAAAATCATTAGTTCTAGAGAGTCAAGTCGCCCAGCAAGAGTCACTAGAAGTCTTGATTGTGACGACCATCACCTTTACCGTCCTAACCTTGGGGCTCTCTGGCTTAGTGGGTTGGTGGGTCATTAGTCGTATTACCCGACAGATGAACGACGCCGCCAGTTCCGTGGCCAGTTCCTCAATGGAAATTGCCGCAACGATGGAACAACAAGAACGCACGGCCAGCCAGCAAGCGGCATCGGTGAACGAAACGACAACCACCATGGATGAACTGGGAGCCTCAGCTCGTCAGGTGATGACTCAGGCGGAATCGGCCACGGGAAGTGCTAATCAAGTGTTAAGTCAAGCGGATAATGGCACTCGTGCGGTGGAAGAAACCCTACAGACCATGTATTCTCTCAAAGACCGGGTCTCGGCGATCGCCCAACAGATTTTGCGCCTGAGCGAGCAAACAAACCAAATTGGTAACATTTCCAATCTGGTGAGTGATTTAGCCAACCAAACCAACATGCTGGCCCTCAATGCTGCCGTGGAAGCGGTGCGGGCGGGAGAGCATGGTAAGGGCTTCTCTGTGGTGGCCAGTGAAATCCGTAAGCTGGCCGATCAGAGTAAGAAATCCGCCGAGAAAATTAACACCCTTGTCGAAGACATCCAGAATGCCATCAATACCACCGTCATGGTGACCGACGAAGGCACAAAAAGCGTCGAATCGGGGGTACAAGTGAGTCAGAATACCTCCCATGCCTTTGCCGGGGTTCGAGAGGGAATTAACCAAGTGGTGATGAGCAACCAGCAAATTACCCTCACCCTCAAACAACAGGTGAATGCGGTGGAACAGGTCATTGAAGCCATGACCGTTCTCAATGTCGCGGCCCAGGAAACCGCCACGGGGATTACCCAAGTGAAAGAAGGAACCCAACGGCTCAATCAGGCGGCTGTTTCTCTGAAGGACTTGGTTTAA
- a CDS encoding ArsR/SmtB family transcription factor, with protein sequence MQQPIPQEVTKHVAEYFSILSEPMRLKILNLLRDEERCVQELVEATKTSQANVSKHLKVMLQAGILSRRTEGTSAYYCVEDELTFELCHLVCDRLAARIEQQAQHFRAFSLSNKPRDRTVTGESEAEASS encoded by the coding sequence GTGCAGCAGCCTATACCCCAGGAAGTTACCAAACACGTCGCTGAGTATTTTAGTATCCTCAGCGAACCCATGCGCCTGAAAATTCTCAACCTGCTTCGTGATGAAGAGCGATGCGTTCAGGAACTGGTTGAAGCCACTAAAACCAGTCAGGCTAATGTTTCTAAGCATTTGAAGGTCATGCTACAAGCGGGCATCCTCAGTCGTCGCACTGAGGGAACGTCAGCCTACTATTGTGTTGAGGATGAATTAACCTTTGAGTTATGTCATCTGGTCTGCGATCGCCTCGCGGCCCGTATTGAACAACAAGCCCAACATTTTCGAGCCTTTAGCCTCTCGAACAAACCCCGCGATCGCACCGTAACGGGTGAGTCAGAGGCAGAGGCCTCCTCCTGA
- the accB gene encoding acetyl-CoA carboxylase biotin carboxyl carrier protein, which produces MQLDFNQLRELIAALEGTDISEFTLKKEDLELTIRKGSGVVSAAPGVMTVPQTVAAPEPAAAESSPPASSPTPPPSAAAKWVEIVSPMVGTFYRAPAPDEPPFVDVGDRISNQQTVCIIEAMKLMNEVESEVTGEVIEILVENGEPVEYNQPLMRVLPA; this is translated from the coding sequence GTGCAATTGGACTTTAACCAACTTCGCGAACTCATCGCGGCTTTAGAGGGAACCGATATTTCAGAGTTCACTCTCAAGAAGGAAGACTTAGAATTAACGATTCGCAAGGGATCGGGGGTGGTGTCAGCCGCACCGGGAGTGATGACTGTTCCCCAGACGGTGGCGGCCCCTGAGCCGGCCGCGGCTGAGAGTTCGCCTCCCGCCTCGTCTCCCACCCCTCCCCCCTCGGCGGCCGCCAAATGGGTGGAAATTGTCTCGCCGATGGTGGGAACCTTCTACCGCGCTCCGGCCCCCGATGAGCCGCCATTTGTCGATGTGGGCGATCGCATCTCCAATCAGCAAACGGTCTGTATCATCGAGGCCATGAAACTGATGAATGAGGTGGAGTCAGAGGTCACCGGTGAAGTGATCGAGATTCTAGTGGAAAATGGTGAACCCGTTGAGTACAATCAGCCGTTAATGCGAGTCTTACCGGCCTAA
- the ispG gene encoding (E)-4-hydroxy-3-methylbut-2-enyl-diphosphate synthase, giving the protein MQTLPTPSPNNTSDLTSPDSTVAAFETTIRRRKTRPVPVGNITIGGGHPVVVQSMINEDTMDVEGSVAGIRRLHEIGCEIVRVTVPSMAHAKSLAQIKQKLRETYQDVPLVADVHHNGMKIALEVAKHVDKVRINPGLYVFEKPKSDRNEYTEQEFQDIGTKIRQTLEPLVISLRDQNKAMRIGVNHGSLAERMLFTYGDTPEGMVESALEFIKICESLEFYNLVISLKASRVPVMLAAYRLMVHRMDELGMDYPLHLGVTEAGDGEYGRIKSTAGIGTLLADGIGDTLRVSLTEAPEKEIPVCYSILQALGLRKTMVEYVACPSCGRTLFNLEDVLREVREATHHLTGLDIAVMGCIVNGPGEMADADYGYVGKQPGFISLYRGREEIKKVPEDQGVAELINLIKADGRWMDP; this is encoded by the coding sequence ATGCAAACATTGCCTACCCCCTCCCCCAACAACACCAGCGACCTAACCTCTCCCGATTCAACGGTCGCTGCCTTTGAGACAACAATTCGTCGCCGTAAAACCCGTCCTGTTCCCGTGGGGAACATCACCATTGGAGGCGGTCATCCTGTGGTGGTTCAATCCATGATCAACGAAGACACCATGGATGTCGAGGGATCAGTGGCAGGGATTCGGCGGCTTCATGAAATTGGCTGCGAAATTGTCCGGGTCACGGTTCCCAGTATGGCTCATGCCAAAAGCCTAGCCCAGATTAAGCAAAAACTGCGAGAAACCTATCAAGATGTGCCGTTGGTTGCGGATGTACACCACAATGGCATGAAAATTGCCCTGGAAGTGGCCAAACACGTGGACAAGGTCCGCATTAACCCCGGTCTCTACGTGTTTGAGAAACCCAAGAGCGATCGCAACGAGTATACAGAACAGGAATTCCAGGACATCGGCACCAAAATCCGCCAAACTCTAGAACCTCTAGTCATTTCCCTACGAGACCAAAATAAAGCCATGCGCATCGGGGTCAATCATGGCTCCCTGGCTGAACGGATGCTCTTTACCTATGGTGATACCCCAGAGGGGATGGTGGAGTCAGCGTTAGAATTTATCAAAATCTGCGAGTCCCTAGAATTCTACAATCTGGTGATTTCCCTGAAAGCCTCGCGGGTTCCGGTGATGTTGGCTGCCTATCGCTTGATGGTGCATCGCATGGATGAACTGGGTATGGACTATCCCCTCCATCTCGGTGTCACCGAAGCTGGAGATGGGGAATATGGCCGCATTAAGTCTACCGCTGGCATTGGGACGCTCTTAGCCGATGGGATTGGTGATACCCTACGAGTCTCCCTCACGGAAGCTCCTGAGAAGGAAATCCCCGTCTGCTACAGCATCTTACAGGCTTTGGGATTGCGGAAAACCATGGTGGAGTATGTGGCCTGTCCCTCCTGTGGGCGAACCCTCTTTAACCTAGAAGATGTGCTGCGAGAAGTGCGTGAAGCGACCCATCACCTCACCGGACTCGATATTGCCGTCATGGGTTGCATCGTCAACGGTCCGGGAGAGATGGCCGATGCTGACTATGGCTATGTGGGGAAACAGCCGGGGTTTATTTCCCTCTATCGGGGTCGGGAGGAAATTAAAAAAGTCCCCGAAGACCAGGGAGTGGCTGAGTTAATTAACCTGATTAAAGCCGATGGCCGCTGGATGGATCCCTAG
- a CDS encoding glycerate kinase: MSHLSAILDRAIVQLQQQGTVERGLCEDLLAWERQTPERSQALDLTASQTVEGIQERLQQLVAVWDEVVAALPGQRQEQLRDNLWRLWLPLACQLAQLRQGSPRPIVQGILGGQGTGKTTLATALTIILAHLGYRTVGISLDDLYKPYAERQQLKAEDPRLIRRGPPGTHDVALGLQVLQQLRQGASPVAIPRFDKSAFAGDGDRTTPEAVEGVDIILFEGWFVGAEPINPDCFDRAPDPIRTVEDKAFARDCNQRLKEYLPLWDCCDRLMVLSPVDYRLSQRWRLQAEHEAIAQGKAGLSDDEIREFVDYFWKALHPELFITPLIAPNSKSALVVTLEADHRIGSIR; the protein is encoded by the coding sequence ATGAGCCATCTAAGCGCCATACTTGACCGTGCTATTGTGCAACTTCAGCAACAGGGAACCGTTGAAAGAGGTCTTTGTGAGGATCTCTTGGCTTGGGAACGTCAAACCCCTGAGCGTAGCCAGGCTCTTGATTTAACGGCATCACAGACGGTTGAGGGGATTCAGGAGCGGTTGCAGCAACTGGTGGCGGTTTGGGATGAGGTGGTGGCGGCTCTTCCGGGTCAACGCCAGGAGCAACTGCGAGATAATCTCTGGCGCTTATGGTTGCCCCTGGCCTGCCAATTGGCCCAACTGAGACAGGGGTCTCCCCGACCGATTGTCCAGGGAATTTTAGGGGGCCAGGGAACTGGAAAAACCACCCTGGCCACGGCTTTGACCATTATTTTGGCTCATCTGGGCTATCGAACGGTGGGAATCTCCCTCGATGACCTCTATAAACCCTATGCTGAACGACAACAACTGAAAGCCGAAGACCCTCGCCTGATTCGCCGGGGTCCCCCGGGAACCCATGATGTGGCGCTGGGGTTGCAGGTGTTGCAGCAGTTGCGCCAGGGCGCTTCTCCCGTGGCGATTCCTCGCTTTGATAAGTCGGCCTTTGCTGGAGATGGCGATCGCACGACCCCAGAAGCGGTTGAGGGCGTCGATATCATTCTCTTTGAAGGCTGGTTTGTGGGAGCCGAACCTATCAATCCTGACTGTTTTGACCGGGCCCCTGACCCCATCCGGACGGTGGAGGATAAAGCCTTTGCTCGGGATTGCAATCAACGGCTCAAGGAGTATTTGCCTCTCTGGGACTGTTGCGATCGCCTTATGGTCTTATCCCCCGTCGATTATCGTCTCAGTCAACGCTGGCGACTTCAGGCCGAACATGAGGCGATCGCCCAAGGGAAAGCGGGCCTCTCCGATGACGAAATCCGAGAGTTTGTGGACTACTTCTGGAAAGCGTTACACCCGGAGTTATTCATCACTCCCCTGATTGCCCCCAACAGCAAATCGGCCCTAGTGGTTACCCTAGAAGCCGATCATCGTATTGGCAGCATTCGGTGA
- a CDS encoding adenylate/guanylate cyclase domain-containing protein has product MTDHPLPSETSPKATLLLVDDRVENLHLLSRLLSRKRYQTHTLTDGGKALKVAQELEPDLILLDVNMPGIDGFEVCRRLKANPETEGIPVIFVSALDNVIDKVKAFAAGGVDYITKPFQLAEVLARIDNQLKLKQLQAQLEAQNARLQAEVRDRLQAEEALRQQEQYLRLVLDNIPQQVFWKDTNLVFRGCNKNWSDAAQLTSPEDIIGKTDYDLFADSTIAEQFRSQDRQIIETNCPDLHRIAKKQKPDAEGRPIWLDINKLPIHDNNGDVVGVLGVLEDITQRKLAEEALQAEKQKSEHLLLNILPKPIVDRLKQLESAIADRFDDTTVLFADIVGFTALSSDVPPVEVVNLLNEIFSMFDRLADRHGLEKIKTIGDAYMVAGGLPIPRSDSPEAVANMALDILDAMAQFQPRSKFPLQIRIGMNTGPVVAGVIGIKKFIYDLWGDTVNVASRMESTGVPGRIQVSENTYLRLQQSFELEERGLTPIKGKGLLKTYWLVGRKN; this is encoded by the coding sequence ATGACTGACCACCCTCTCCCGTCTGAGACTTCACCCAAGGCAACGCTTTTACTGGTGGACGACCGTGTCGAGAATTTGCATCTGCTGTCACGATTGCTGTCTCGTAAGCGATATCAAACTCACACTCTCACGGATGGGGGGAAAGCGTTGAAGGTCGCCCAAGAACTTGAGCCTGATTTAATTCTTTTAGATGTCAATATGCCAGGCATCGATGGCTTTGAGGTCTGTCGTCGCCTCAAGGCAAACCCGGAAACAGAAGGCATCCCCGTCATCTTCGTGAGTGCGTTGGATAATGTGATTGATAAGGTGAAAGCCTTTGCCGCCGGTGGGGTCGATTACATTACCAAGCCGTTCCAGCTCGCTGAGGTCTTGGCTCGCATTGATAATCAACTCAAACTTAAGCAACTTCAGGCACAGTTAGAGGCTCAAAATGCCCGGCTTCAGGCAGAAGTGCGCGATCGCCTCCAAGCGGAGGAGGCACTTCGACAGCAGGAACAGTATTTACGCTTGGTTTTAGATAATATCCCCCAACAGGTCTTTTGGAAAGATACGAATTTGGTATTTAGGGGCTGCAATAAAAATTGGTCTGATGCCGCTCAGCTTACCTCCCCTGAAGATATCATTGGCAAAACAGATTATGATTTATTTGCCGACTCCACTATTGCTGAGCAATTTAGATCCCAAGATCGCCAAATCATTGAAACAAATTGTCCTGATTTACATCGAATTGCTAAAAAACAAAAACCGGATGCTGAGGGCAGACCCATTTGGTTAGATATTAACAAGTTACCCATTCATGATAATAATGGCGACGTTGTTGGTGTTTTAGGAGTTCTAGAGGATATAACACAACGAAAATTGGCGGAAGAAGCGCTACAAGCAGAAAAGCAAAAATCAGAGCATTTATTGCTAAATATTTTGCCAAAGCCGATTGTCGATCGCTTAAAGCAACTTGAGAGTGCGATCGCTGACCGCTTTGATGATACAACAGTCCTCTTTGCTGATATTGTGGGCTTTACAGCTCTTTCCTCAGATGTTCCTCCAGTGGAGGTGGTCAATCTCCTTAACGAAATTTTTTCAATGTTTGACCGTCTCGCTGATAGACATGGACTGGAAAAAATCAAAACGATTGGGGATGCCTATATGGTAGCGGGCGGATTGCCAATTCCACGCTCCGATAGCCCAGAAGCTGTGGCGAATATGGCGTTAGATATCTTAGACGCAATGGCACAATTTCAGCCCAGAAGCAAGTTTCCGTTGCAAATTCGCATTGGCATGAATACAGGGCCTGTCGTGGCTGGAGTGATTGGGATTAAGAAGTTTATTTATGATTTATGGGGAGATACAGTGAATGTGGCCAGTCGTATGGAATCTACCGGTGTCCCTGGACGGATTCAGGTGTCTGAAAATACTTATCTACGGCTACAACAATCCTTTGAACTTGAGGAACGAGGACTCACTCCCATTAAAGGCAAAGGACTCCTGAAGACGTATTGGTTAGTGGGCAGAAAAAACTGA